The following DNA comes from Verrucomicrobiales bacterium.
CTTGATCAATGAGATGCGGCAGCAGTTGAAGGCCAATGATTACCGCGTTAGCGCCGCGCTGGAAACGATCGTCAAGAGCCGGCAGTTCCGTGAAATCCGGGGTCGGGAAGCGGCTTATGAAGAGTGACAAATCCGCCGAATTCGCTATTATTGGGGTTAACCATCTATGAGCACACATTCCTTTTCACGACGGACCTTCCTTCGCGGCGTCGGCGTTACCATGGCGCTCCCCTGGATGGAATCCCTGACGGTCTGGGGCGACACTCCCACGCAGTCCAAGCCTTCTAGCGAAGCGCCGGTGCGACTCGCCGTGCTCTTCTCCGGGAATGGGTTTCATTCCAAGGAATGGTGGGCTCGGGGCGAAGGCAAACAGATGGAGCTCGGCAAGGTGCTGGCGCCGCTGCAGGACTTTCGCGAAAAGATGATTCTGGTCCGCGGCCTCTACAACGAGGAAGCGCTCAAGGGGAACATTCACAGTTCCCAGACGGGGAATCTGCTCTCCGGCGCGCCGCTCGCTTCCGGTGGTGAAATCCGTTCCGGAACCAGCATCGACCAGCTCCTGGCCCAGCGCTATGGGCACTCCACCAAGGTGCCCAGCCTCGTGCTGGGCTGCGAGAAGTCCAATCCCTCGGTGCATAAGAATTACTCGATGCTTTATAGCTCCCACATTTCCTGGAGCTCCCCCACCACTCCCACACCGCTGGAAGTGTACCCGGCCCTCGCGTTCGACCGCCTGTTCAAGGATGAGGTGAGCAAAGGCGACAAGAGCGTGCTCGATGCCGTAATCTCGGATGCCAAGGACCTGCGACGGCAGATCAGCGTCAACGACCAGCGCAAACTCGACGAGTATTTGGATTCCGTTCGCGACGTCGAACAACGTATCGAGAACGCCGGCAAGAAGGGCGAGCTGCAAGGCTGGCGCCCCACTCTCAGCGCTCCCAACATGGCTCGCCCGGCCGATGGTATTCCGCAGGACATCGGCGAGCACATGCGCTTGATGTGCGACATCATGGTTCTGGGTTTCCAGACCGACACGACTCGAATCTGCACCCTCAAGCTCAACAACGACCACAGCTCGTTGCGCTTCCCGAACTTGGGGGTTGATTACATGATTCACCATCTGCTGTCGCACTCCGACACTGCCGACTGGCTGAAGGTGAACCAGTTCTTTCTCCAGCAGCTGGGTTACATCGCGGGGAAACTCGACGCGATTCAAGAGGGCTCGCGTACAGCGCTGGATAACACCATGTTGATGTACTGCTCGTCCATGATGACCGGTGGGCACGACGCCACCCAGTTGCCCGTGGTTCTGTTGGGTGGGGCCGGCGGCCGGCTCAAAGGCGGCCGCGTTTTGGACTACAAAGAGAAGCCCGAGCGGCAGATGTGCCGATTGTATCTCTCCATGATGGACAAGATGAACGTCCGCCTGCCGAAGTTCGGCGACGCCACCAAGCCTCTGGAAGAGGTTTAAGGTGTGGTCGGAATCGGAGTCGTAAGCGATTTCAAACCCCATGGGCCGAGACGGCCCACGCTCCTTTCTAACGGACATTGATTTACAATGCCTTAGCACTCAAATCGGCTTGTAAAATCAGGTTTTGATGAGCCGTCAGCAAGAACAATTCGCTATTACTCGCTAGCCACTGAGACCAACTCCCGGACTGCGCTGTTGCTGGCAAAACCGCTGGCACATCTGAACGCAGGTGAGATACCTCCGGGTGGCTAACAGCATATGGTTCGATTCCAACAGTTAGCACAAGCCAGCCAACACCTGATCTCTAGCTGGCAGTCATTCTCGACTTGGCACTATCCACAAGATGTCACCTGCTTCTAACCGGGTTTCGAATAGTTCTCGCGCCGCTGGACCAGGATCACTTCGGTCGATGTATAAAGGGCCCTGAATTATCTTGAACCTCTTAAATACACGCACCTGAAAACGATTTAGTTTAGATCGTCCAATTCCATGCTGTGTCAGGATTCCCAAAACTGTGTTAGTGTTAATATTAGAGGAAAGTGTCACCTCACCTTGCATGGCGGAAAGCGTGGACATTATGTGAACGCTATTTTGCTTTATCCCCTTGATCACCTCTAAGTATGCACCACTTACGTCGCGCAAATCATTAATACGCTCTCTGAGGATTTGAGGAGCGAGGGCATTAACTGCGGCCACAGCATCATTGGAGGAGGGTGGATTTGCTCCGTCTCTTTCGGCCGCGGAAGACTCGGTGTAGAGCAAGGAGCAAAGCAGCGAATACAACACGATCTTTATTGCAGTGCGTTTTAACATGTGAATTGTTCGGCTTTTTGAGGTTTAATGGACCGTTGGAAACACTGGCACTTGTTCCCCATGATAATAGCTCCGTGGTGGAAGACCCAAATCCCAACGGATAGGGTTCTCGGTATAAAAAACGTTTTCTGGATCATCATAGTCTGGTGCGGCGTGCCCCAGTTCGTGCCCAATCAAGACAGCTGCGCCATCATCGCCGTCCGGTGGACTTTCCAACAACACATCCGTTTCACTTCTTTCCTCGGGCCCGAGCCCGTGCGGATTGTTCGCATTTAGCTGCACCGAACCGGGACATTCATCGCATAAAGTTCCTCCACCCGCGCTGCTGCCAGGCTTTATCGTGATTACCTTTCCAGGACACTTTCTTATCAGATTAGCTCCAGCGGGAGTTTGCAGTAATGCCATCAACGCTCTTCGCCAGCGCTCTATAAAATCCATAGAAGAATCAGCGTCAAACTGTATACTGAATAGATCCAACAAATCGATTTTATTGATGGGACTGTTTTTAAAGGATTGGTATAAATTATCACCTCCCTTAGGGCCGAGACGGCCCACACTACACTGTAGCGTCGTCCATGCTGGACGATTCCCCGGCCCCCCGAGCGCAGCGGGCTTAGACCTTCACCCTTTCCCTCCTCCCGACACCCCGTGGGCCGAGACGGCCCACACTACCTGTAGCGTCGTCCATGCTGGGCGATTCGCTTGCCCGGCGTCTCCACCCTTGACTCCAGCGTTCCTTCCTCCAAGACTTGAGGCGTACCCCAACGCAACGCTGCTGAGCAGCGACTGTGTTTTGCTCCCATTCAAATCAAGACCTCACAAACCTATGAAGAAGGCTACCTTCCTCCTCATGACGGCCGGTCTGTGTTCGCTCGCGAACCCAGCCGGAGCAGCCATCACCGATACACTAGTCGGCCATTGGCGTTTCGATGAAACAGGCGACAGCACGGCTAAAGACTCCTCGAGTAGCGCCAACGATGGCGCGGTGGGAAACGCGCTGGGCGACTCGCCCCTGTGGGGACCCGGCAAGATCGGCAATGCGCTGACCTTCCGCGGACCCATTGAAGGGAATGACTATGTGTCCGTGCCTAACTTTCCACGCTTTCTCTCCGTGTTCTCCGCGTCGGCCTGGGTGTGGGCTGACCCTCGGGATGGTACCTGGCCCCAAAGCACGATTCTCGAGAACGGCCTCGGCAGCGGCGGCCCGCTCGGCTTGGTCATCCGCAGCAAGAATCGGGATCAACAGTTCGGTCCCCTGGGCAATACCAGCTCCGACGGCGCGGGCCGTGTGGTCGTGAACGAAGCCGTTGGGTTCCCTACCGACAGCTGGCAACACGTCGGCGTGACCGCTGACGGCACAAAGATCCGTGTCTACCGCAACGGCATTGAGATAGCCTCGGCGGACTATGATGGAACCCTGCTCGAATCATCCGCCGCTGCCCTCGGCATCGGGGCGACCCTGGACGATTCCGGGGCACCGAACGGAGCCTATTGGCAGGGCAAAATCGACGACGTCGGGGTGTGGAGCGAGGCGCTCAGCGCCAGCCAAATGGCGGCGGTCTATAGTGCAGGCCTGACCGGCAAGGACCTCACGCAAGCCGATGGGTTCCTGAACCTGCCACCCACCATCGCCACCCAGCCGCAGGGCGTGACCCGCTTCGTCGGGGAATCCGTCTCGTTCTCGGTCAAAGCGGCCGGCAATGAGCCGCTCACGTACCAATGGATGCTCAACTCCAAACCGATCCCGGGAGCCACTGCGGCCACCTACACCATCGCCAGCGTGCGAAGTTCCGACGCTGGTCAATACATTGTCGTCGTCTCAAACCCGGGCGGTAACGTCGACAGCCTTCCCGCCAGCCTCACCGTAAACGCGGCCGGGCTCAATACCGGCCTCATCGGGTATTGGAAGTTTGATGAAACAACGGGCGACAGCGCAGCCGACTCCTCCTCAGGAAACCATGCCGGCACTCTAGGGAATTCCGCCGGCGATGATTCTCAATGGGTCGAAGGTCAAATCGGCGGCGCTCTGCAGTTGGGCGGGCCGTCCACGCGCCAATATGTGCTGGTGAACGACTACGCCAAACCGGCCTCGACCCTCACCGTCTCTGCCTGGGTTTTCGCCGATGCCTTGGGCAGCTGGGCGTCGTTTGTGAAGAACTGGGGTGGCTCGGATGCCGGCCAGTTTCACTTCGGCATCTTCGCAGACGGACAACATCAGAACATTTACATCAAGCAAACCGACGGAAAGACTCCGAACGTCAGCGACCCGGATCCATTCCCCATCGGCGAGTGGCAACACGTGGCGGTCGTGTGCGATGGCTCCAAGGTTAGGCTGTATCGCGGCGGGATCGAAGTCGCCTCCACCGATTACGACGGTACCTTGGTGATGCCCCCGATGAACTGCATCGGCATCGGCTCCAAGCTGAGCAATGATTGCAGTGGTGCCGACACCGGAGCCCCGGGATTCTGGCAAGGCAAGATGGACGACGTGGGGATCTGGAATCGTGGGCTGAGCCCGCAAGAGATTCAGGCCATCTTCAAGCGCGGCCAAGCCGGCAAAGCCTTGGATGACATCGTCATCACGGACGGTCTGATCGGATACTTCCCTCTCGACGAGACCACCGGGCTCACCGCCGCCGACTCCTCGCCGGACAATCACCCCGGCACCCTGGGCGGCTTCGGCGAAGACGACTCGCAATGGGTCGAGGGACGGATCGGCGGCTCGCTCCAGTTCGGCGGACCTTCTTCAAAGCAGTTCGTGCAGGTCGAAGATTATGCCAAACCGACCTCCACCCTGACCGTTTCCCTCTGGGCCTTTGCCGATCAGCTGGGCAGCTGGGCATCGTTTGTAAAAAACTGGGGCGGTTCCGATGCGGGCCAGTTTCACTTCGGGATTTTCGCCGACGGCCAGCATCAGAACATTTATATCAAGCAGGCCGACGGGAAGACACCCAACGTCAGTGATCCAGACCCGTTCCCGATCGGAGAATGGCAGCATGCTGCCGTTGTTTGCGACGGCTCGAAGGTCCGACTCTATCGCAACGGTATCGAGGTCGCGTCCACCGACTATGATGGCACGCTGGTCTTGCCGCCCATGAACTGCATCGGCATCGGAGCCAAACTCAACAACGGATGCACAGGAGCGGACACCGGAGCCCCCGGATTCTGGCACGGCAAGATGGACGATATCGGTATCTGGAATCGTGGGCTCTCACCGGCTGAGATCCAGGCCATCTACGAGGCCGGCCAAGCAGGTAGCCCACTGGTGCAAGCTGTCGTTGTGAGCCGCGCCCGGCTGGCATTCACCCGCGCCGCCAACGATTTGGTGCTGTCCTGGGCTCAAGCCGGCTATGTGCTCCAGGAGAATACCGACATCAGCAAAGCCGATGGCTGGACCGACACCCAAGGCGGTGGTGCCAGCCCGGTGACCGTGCCGATCGCGAACGCCGGTGGTAAATTCTACCGGCTACACAAACCCTGAGCACAAGCTCCTCGGTTAACTCCTCCTAGATCAAGAGGCGACCAGGTGAAACCCCTGGCCGCCTCTTTCATTTGTGGGCATTCCGCCCAGTGGGTGAAACCACCCTGAAGGTTCGGATGCTATTTTCGGAGGCGAAAGAATCGGCTGCCCGTGGTCGGGGCCAAGGACATCGAGCGAGTCTGACCGGAGGTGGTCACCGTCCCGGCTACGGGTTGCCAATCGGGACCGGACAGCGAGCCCGTGGCCTCCAGCACGAAGCCTTGTGCGGCGAGCGGCCACGAGACCACGAGCGATCCCTCCAAACGGACAATCTCAAGCGACGGGTTTTCGACCGACAGCACCGCGCCTTGATAGTGTCGCAGAACCAATTCTTCCGC
Coding sequences within:
- a CDS encoding DUF1552 domain-containing protein yields the protein MSTHSFSRRTFLRGVGVTMALPWMESLTVWGDTPTQSKPSSEAPVRLAVLFSGNGFHSKEWWARGEGKQMELGKVLAPLQDFREKMILVRGLYNEEALKGNIHSSQTGNLLSGAPLASGGEIRSGTSIDQLLAQRYGHSTKVPSLVLGCEKSNPSVHKNYSMLYSSHISWSSPTTPTPLEVYPALAFDRLFKDEVSKGDKSVLDAVISDAKDLRRQISVNDQRKLDEYLDSVRDVEQRIENAGKKGELQGWRPTLSAPNMARPADGIPQDIGEHMRLMCDIMVLGFQTDTTRICTLKLNNDHSSLRFPNLGVDYMIHHLLSHSDTADWLKVNQFFLQQLGYIAGKLDAIQEGSRTALDNTMLMYCSSMMTGGHDATQLPVVLLGGAGGRLKGGRVLDYKEKPERQMCRLYLSMMDKMNVRLPKFGDATKPLEEV
- a CDS encoding immunoglobulin domain-containing protein: MKKATFLLMTAGLCSLANPAGAAITDTLVGHWRFDETGDSTAKDSSSSANDGAVGNALGDSPLWGPGKIGNALTFRGPIEGNDYVSVPNFPRFLSVFSASAWVWADPRDGTWPQSTILENGLGSGGPLGLVIRSKNRDQQFGPLGNTSSDGAGRVVVNEAVGFPTDSWQHVGVTADGTKIRVYRNGIEIASADYDGTLLESSAAALGIGATLDDSGAPNGAYWQGKIDDVGVWSEALSASQMAAVYSAGLTGKDLTQADGFLNLPPTIATQPQGVTRFVGESVSFSVKAAGNEPLTYQWMLNSKPIPGATAATYTIASVRSSDAGQYIVVVSNPGGNVDSLPASLTVNAAGLNTGLIGYWKFDETTGDSAADSSSGNHAGTLGNSAGDDSQWVEGQIGGALQLGGPSTRQYVLVNDYAKPASTLTVSAWVFADALGSWASFVKNWGGSDAGQFHFGIFADGQHQNIYIKQTDGKTPNVSDPDPFPIGEWQHVAVVCDGSKVRLYRGGIEVASTDYDGTLVMPPMNCIGIGSKLSNDCSGADTGAPGFWQGKMDDVGIWNRGLSPQEIQAIFKRGQAGKALDDIVITDGLIGYFPLDETTGLTAADSSPDNHPGTLGGFGEDDSQWVEGRIGGSLQFGGPSSKQFVQVEDYAKPTSTLTVSLWAFADQLGSWASFVKNWGGSDAGQFHFGIFADGQHQNIYIKQADGKTPNVSDPDPFPIGEWQHAAVVCDGSKVRLYRNGIEVASTDYDGTLVLPPMNCIGIGAKLNNGCTGADTGAPGFWHGKMDDIGIWNRGLSPAEIQAIYEAGQAGSPLVQAVVVSRARLAFTRAANDLVLSWAQAGYVLQENTDISKADGWTDTQGGGASPVTVPIANAGGKFYRLHKP